A stretch of the Corvus moneduloides isolate bCorMon1 chromosome 8, bCorMon1.pri, whole genome shotgun sequence genome encodes the following:
- the GPRIN2 gene encoding G protein-regulated inducer of neurite outgrowth 2 — protein sequence MSADSYQLHTHSYQDPLSSTCHSLLNVNSHPLSKSSSNLACIGHSRSLEERQNKQELKKSHSSTICHILENRSDARSVQSPGWSFSQPGMMGLGSEVQTVNDQSANDHSESRTKNTNHVLVTEQSSASRGVGDTKMCVKSSTVQNVSSACFVHQQSMCKMEESGTALQRSHSDLTCSCKEQTYVTHIETSATHSSLSSSGCRHGPPVARMSFQTQRYGSETNENTSHYQNLVTHLPVLPRDQQVPTNTFDSGSIPRNTTVYTDPGTFHAAVLGPHMPGNGFPNRTMFSQAPGIIHGGLTYGNIPNSAYSPMVMTVHNNSVGPCSLRQDTLKADATIPAYCHSLPIPSIQLVPRLVCSISETGKEQAEPGYFHSFSASDILTYPKLVSSVSESGLDAKKILKCCNVPGEQLQHAQQERAPPEAKAACVALSSQQGADMVVTTKDMWTMTSMNDITKGLKPALERRDAEVQTLPTMECKSVATSPAAAAEGHSHVFPEVNLEQDLEAPKSPVREVRWDDEGMTWEVYGASVDPEVLGVAIQKHLEFQIEQFQTDPAAAAEKSNAKPRPEKPGKKRHFRTMMHSLRYPSCCARSSTSVE from the coding sequence ATGTCAGCTGACAGCTACCAGCTCCACACCCATTCCTACCAGGACCCGCTAAGTTCTACTTGTCACAGTCTCTTGAATGTCAACAGTCACCCCCTATCCAAGAGCTCCTCAAATCTGGCCTGTATTGGGCACTCGAGGAGTTTAGAggaaaggcaaaacaaacaGGAGCTGAAGAAAAGCCATAGTAGCACCATCTGCCATATCCTGGAAAACAGGAGTGATGCAAGGAGTGTGCAGAGTCCTGGTTGGTCCTTCTCACAGCCTGGGATGATGGGACTTGGATCAGAGGTCCAAACCGTAAATGACCAGTCAGCCAATGACCATTCAGAGAGCAGAACTAAGAATACAAACCATGTTCTTGTCACTGAACAGTCCTCAGCATCCCGAGGAGTGGGGGACACTAAGATGTGTGTAAAAAGCAGCACTGTTCAGAATGTTTCTTCAGCCTGCTTTGTTCACCAGCAGAGCATGTGTAAAATGGAAGAATCAGGAACTGCCCTTCAGAGAAGCCACTCAGACCTAACCTGCAGCTGCAAAGAGCAGACTTACGTCACTCACATAGAAACCAGTGCTACTCACTCCAGCCTAAGCTCTTCTGGTTGCAGGCATGGTCCACCAGTGGCTAGGATGTCTTTCCAAACACAGAGATATGGatcagaaacaaatgaaaatacatctcactaccaaaaccttgtGACTCATCTTCCAGTTCTTCCTAGAGACCAACAAGTACCCACAAATACCTTTGACAGTGGCAGTATTCCACGTAACACTACTGTTTACACAGATCCTGGAACATTTCACGCTGCTGTTCTAGGACCCCACATGCCTGGAAATGGTTTCCCAAACAGGACAATGTTCAGTCAAGCCCCTGGGATTATTCATGGTGGTCTGACTTATGGTAATATTCCAAACTCTGCATACTCTCCCATGGTGATGACAGTTCACAACAACTCTGTGGGGCCCTGCAGTCTCAGGCAGGACACCCTGAAGGCAGATGCCACCATCCCAGCCTACTGCCACTCCTTGCCCATCCCATCCATACAGCTCGTCCCACGGTTGGTGTGCTCCATTAGTGAGACAGGAAAAGAGCAGGCAGAACCTGGCTactttcattccttttctgcttcagaCATTCTGACATATCCTAAGCTGGTGTCTTCAGTAAGTGAATCAGGCCTGGATGCCAAGAAAATCCTGAAGTGCTGTAATGTTCCTGGAGAACAACTGCAACATGCTCAGCAGGAGAGAGCTCCTCCAGAAGCCAAGGCTGCCTGTGTTGCCCTGAGCAGCCAGCAAGGTGCAGACATGGTAGTGACAACTAAGGATATGTGGACTATGACTTCCATGAATGACATAACCAAAGGCCTGAAACCAGCTCTTGAGCGTAGAGATGCCGAGGTACAAACTCTTCCAACCATGGAATGCAAATCAGTGGCAACAAGCCCAGCGGCTGCAGCAGAAGGTCACTCACATGTGTTCCCAGAGGTGAACCTGGAGCAAGACTTGGAGGCCCCCAAATCTCCAGTTCGTGAAGTGAGATGGGATGATGAAGGAATGACGTGGGAAGTGTATGGGGCATCTGTGGATCCAGAAGTCCTCGGGGTAGCCATTCAAAAACATCTTGAGTTTCAAATAGAACAATTCCAGACAGACCCTGCTGCGGCAGCTGAGAAAAGTAATGCGAAGCCACGCCctgaaaaacctgggaaaaaaaggcatttcagaaCAATGATGCATTCCCTGAGATATCCAAGCTGTTGTGCTCGCTCCAGTACTTCAGTGGAATGA